The Xiphophorus maculatus strain JP 163 A chromosome 23, X_maculatus-5.0-male, whole genome shotgun sequence genome contains a region encoding:
- the LOC102224090 gene encoding MICOS complex subunit MIC27 → MAAKVALVAVPTVLGIASIRVYTVREAPADGLVSRDRLNVYAPLLGAGPPTVVPESPGLVERGLTATRESVLPAVRAVKGACVSVKRGGVNLYHAGEDVYYYLIDPPPGFLPRFGTVTMAGLLGMFLARKGSRFKRLAVPLGLMSAGASVCYPAQAVSVLKVTGQKVYAAGQWSGAAASSLLAAREPVAKEAAASQPQPLSEADPESTLREEEASADLPTPDLLAKSAAVLETEVESAESVPVCDEPVVTEEPPVALTGMSPAEIGWSAHSEPVQTEPSRPAEDAAADGNQTSDDVSLDATPADAVQDEPAEGNLPSASAVESAAEFELAEEQQSLPAAEETPTSTPATAPPPQQPAEGSREEGSGFQPDPALMDFGQSSPEDEDLYSTRS, encoded by the exons ATGGCGGCCAAG GTGGCGTTGGTGGCCGTCCCCACGGTGCTGGGAATCGCCTCCATCCGCGTGTACACGGTGAGGGAAGCTCCCGCGGACGGGCTGGTTTCTCGAGACAGG CTGAACGTCTACGCCCCGCTGCTCGGCGCTGGCCCGCCTACGGTCGTTCCAGAAAGTCCAGGACTTGTCGAGAGAGGGCTAACGGCGACCAGGGAGAGCGTTTTGCCCGCGGTCCGAGCTGTGAAG GGTGCCTGCGTCTCTGTAAAACGGGGCGGTGTTAATCTTTACCATGCAGGAGAGG ATGTTTATTACTACTTGATAGACCCTCCTCCAGGTTTTCTGCCCAGGTTCGGAACCGTCACCATGGCTGGCCTGCTGGGCATGTTCTTGGCGAGAAAAG GCTCCCGTTTCAAGAGGTTAGCGGTTCCGTTGGGTCTGATGAGCGCCGGGGCGTCGGTGTGCTACCCAGCCCAAGCCGTGTCTGTGCTCAAG GTGACGGGACAGAAGGTGTACGCCGCGGGGCAGTGGAGCGGCGCCGCCGCGTCGTCTCTGCTCGCCGCCAGGGAACCTGTCGCCAAAGAGGCCGCCGCGTCACAACCGCAG CCTCTTTCAGAAGCCGATCCAGAGTCGACTCTGCGTGAGGAGGAGGCCTCGGCCGACCTTCCCACACCCGACCTCTTGGCTAAAAGCGCCGCCGTTTTGGAGACAGAGGTGGAATCGGCCGAGTCCGTTCCCGTTTGTGACGAGCCGGTCGTCACCGAAGAGCCGCCGGTGGCGCTTACAGGAATGTCTCCAGCAGAGATAG GTTGGTCAGCACATTCGGAGCCAGTGCAAACAGAGCCGTCTCGTCCCGCCGAAGACGCGGCCGCGGACGGAAACCAAACCTCGGACGATGTTTCCCTTGACGCGACGCCAGCGGATGCCGTCCAGGACGAGCCGGCTGAAGGAAACCTGCCATCAG CATCCGCCGTCGAATCAGCTGCTGAGTTTGAGCTGGCGGAGGAGCAGCAGTCGCTTCCTGCTGCGGAGGAGACGCCAACCTCAACCCCCGCCACGGCGCCGCCGCCTCAGCAGCCTGCAGAGGGAAGCAGAGAAG AGGGCTCCGGTTTCCAGCCAGACCCGGCTCTCATGGACTTCGGCCAGTCCAGCCCCGAAGACGAAGACCTGTACAGCACACGCAGCTGA